In the genome of Panthera uncia isolate 11264 chromosome B3 unlocalized genomic scaffold, Puncia_PCG_1.0 HiC_scaffold_1, whole genome shotgun sequence, one region contains:
- the LRRC57 gene encoding leucine-rich repeat-containing protein 57 isoform X3, which translates to MLSLNNNHLRELPSTFGQLSALKTLSLSGNQLRALPPQLCSLRHLDVVDLSKNQIRSIPDTVGELQVIELNLNQNQISQISVKISCCARLKVLRLEENCLELSMLPQSILSDSQICLLAVEGNLFEIKKLRELEGYDKDLFPNLEVDSKKQMVLCQDDFSSRQLIVKHLCLLMSVPVKIHVKKKKQPKLCVLYLHLQ; encoded by the exons ATGCTAAGCCTAAACAACAATCACTTGAGAGAGCTACCATCTACCTTTGGGCAACTGTCAGCCCTCAAGACCCTGAGCCTCTCTGGGAACCAGCTGCGAGCCCTACCACCACAACTCTGTAGCCTAAGGCACTTGGATGTGGTGGATCTCTCCAAGAACCAGATTCGGAGCATACCTGACACAGTGGGGGAGCTGCAGGTCATCGAACTCAATCTCAACCAGAACCAG ATATCTCAGATCTCAGTAAAGATATCTTGCTGTGCTCGTCTTAAAGTTCTTCGCCTGGAAGAGAACTGTCTTGAGCTCAGCATGCTTCCACAGAGCATCCTCAGTGACTCCCAGATCTGTCTGCTTGCTGTGGAAGGCAAcctttttgaaataaagaaacttcGAGAACTGGAAGGCTATGATAAG GATTTGTTCCCCAATTTGGAGGTGGATTCTAAGAAGCAAATGGTATTGTGCCAAGACGACTTTTCCTCCAGACAGCTTATTGTAAAGCATCTTTGTCTTTTGATGAGTGTTCCTGttaaaatacatgtgaaaaaaaaaaaacaacccaaactatgtgttttatatttgcatttacaaTAG
- the LRRC57 gene encoding leucine-rich repeat-containing protein 57 isoform X2 produces MGNSALRAHVETAQKTGVFQLKDRGLTEFPSELQKLTSNLRTIDLSNNKIESLPPMIIGKFTLLKSLSLNNNKLTVLPDELCNLKKLEMLSLNNNHLRELPSTFGQLSALKTLSLSGNQLRALPPQLCSLRHLDVVDLSKNQIRSIPDTVGELQVIELNLNQNQISQISVKISCCARLKVLRLEENCLELSMLPQSILSDSQICLLAVEGNLFEIKKLRELEGYDKYMERFTATKKKFA; encoded by the exons ATGGGAAACAGTGCCCTCCGCGCTCATGTGGAAACCGCGCAGAAAACTGGTGTCTTTCAGCTTAAGGACCGTGGGCTGACCGAG TTCCCCTCAGAGTTGCAGAAGCTGACCAGCAATCTAAGGACCATCGACTTGTCCAACAACAAGATCGAGAGCCTACCGCCTATGATTATAGGGAAGTTCACTCTGCTGAAGAGCCTCTCcttgaacaacaacaaactga CTGTTCTTCCTGATGAGTTATGCAATCTGAAAAAACTAGAGATGCTAAGCCTAAACAACAATCACTTGAGAGAGCTACCATCTACCTTTGGGCAACTGTCAGCCCTCAAGACCCTGAGCCTCTCTGGGAACCAGCTGCGAGCCCTACCACCACAACTCTGTAGCCTAAGGCACTTGGATGTGGTGGATCTCTCCAAGAACCAGATTCGGAGCATACCTGACACAGTGGGGGAGCTGCAGGTCATCGAACTCAATCTCAACCAGAACCAG ATATCTCAGATCTCAGTAAAGATATCTTGCTGTGCTCGTCTTAAAGTTCTTCGCCTGGAAGAGAACTGTCTTGAGCTCAGCATGCTTCCACAGAGCATCCTCAGTGACTCCCAGATCTGTCTGCTTGCTGTGGAAGGCAAcctttttgaaataaagaaacttcGAGAACTGGAAGGCTATGATAAG tACATGGAGAGGTTCACGGCCACTAAGAAGAAGTTTGCATGA
- the LRRC57 gene encoding leucine-rich repeat-containing protein 57 isoform X1, producing MGNSALRAHVETAQKTGVFQLKDRGLTEFPSELQKLTSNLRTIDLSNNKIESLPPMIIGKFTLLKSLSLNNNKLTVLPDELCNLKKLEMLSLNNNHLRELPSTFGQLSALKTLSLSGNQLRALPPQLCSLRHLDVVDLSKNQIRSIPDTVGELQVIELNLNQNQISQISVKISCCARLKVLRLEENCLELSMLPQSILSDSQICLLAVEGNLFEIKKLRELEGYDKDLFPNLEVDSKKQMVLCQDDFSSRQLIVKHLCLLMSVPVKIHVKKKKQPKLCVLYLHLQ from the exons ATGGGAAACAGTGCCCTCCGCGCTCATGTGGAAACCGCGCAGAAAACTGGTGTCTTTCAGCTTAAGGACCGTGGGCTGACCGAG TTCCCCTCAGAGTTGCAGAAGCTGACCAGCAATCTAAGGACCATCGACTTGTCCAACAACAAGATCGAGAGCCTACCGCCTATGATTATAGGGAAGTTCACTCTGCTGAAGAGCCTCTCcttgaacaacaacaaactga CTGTTCTTCCTGATGAGTTATGCAATCTGAAAAAACTAGAGATGCTAAGCCTAAACAACAATCACTTGAGAGAGCTACCATCTACCTTTGGGCAACTGTCAGCCCTCAAGACCCTGAGCCTCTCTGGGAACCAGCTGCGAGCCCTACCACCACAACTCTGTAGCCTAAGGCACTTGGATGTGGTGGATCTCTCCAAGAACCAGATTCGGAGCATACCTGACACAGTGGGGGAGCTGCAGGTCATCGAACTCAATCTCAACCAGAACCAG ATATCTCAGATCTCAGTAAAGATATCTTGCTGTGCTCGTCTTAAAGTTCTTCGCCTGGAAGAGAACTGTCTTGAGCTCAGCATGCTTCCACAGAGCATCCTCAGTGACTCCCAGATCTGTCTGCTTGCTGTGGAAGGCAAcctttttgaaataaagaaacttcGAGAACTGGAAGGCTATGATAAG GATTTGTTCCCCAATTTGGAGGTGGATTCTAAGAAGCAAATGGTATTGTGCCAAGACGACTTTTCCTCCAGACAGCTTATTGTAAAGCATCTTTGTCTTTTGATGAGTGTTCCTGttaaaatacatgtgaaaaaaaaaaaacaacccaaactatgtgttttatatttgcatttacaaTAG